One segment of Rhodothermus bifroesti DNA contains the following:
- the tenA gene encoding thiaminase II yields the protein MAKTETIERVFTVPPFAQACLEAAAEAWGASFRHPFVRALAEGTLDAERFRFYQMQDARYLEAFADACSLIATRCVRPEDKLWFIEAARLALVVERELHAGYGQKLGYTLEEVARIELTPNNRAYQDHMIATAMRGTLVEAVAAVTPCPWLYIELGQHLARELGTIPDTHPYADWLRMYSNPAFNTYMENLLERLERFARAADEAARERAKTAFLVSVRYEWMFWQQAWECQHWPI from the coding sequence ATGGCAAAGACAGAAACTATCGAACGAGTTTTCACCGTGCCTCCCTTTGCACAGGCATGTTTGGAAGCTGCTGCCGAGGCTTGGGGTGCTTCATTTCGGCATCCGTTCGTACGGGCTCTGGCCGAGGGTACGCTTGACGCAGAGCGATTTCGCTTCTATCAGATGCAAGATGCGCGCTACTTAGAGGCTTTCGCCGACGCCTGTAGCCTGATCGCCACGCGGTGCGTGCGTCCGGAAGACAAGCTTTGGTTCATTGAAGCGGCCCGGTTGGCATTGGTCGTTGAACGCGAATTGCATGCAGGCTATGGACAAAAGCTAGGGTACACGCTCGAAGAGGTAGCCCGTATCGAGCTTACGCCCAATAACCGGGCTTATCAAGATCACATGATCGCCACGGCCATGCGTGGCACGCTGGTTGAAGCGGTGGCGGCTGTTACACCTTGCCCGTGGTTGTATATTGAATTAGGGCAGCATTTGGCGCGTGAACTGGGCACGATTCCTGATACGCATCCCTATGCCGACTGGCTGCGGATGTACAGCAACCCAGCGTTTAACACGTACATGGAAAATCTACTCGAACGGCTTGAACGCTTTGCCCGTGCAGCCGACGAAGCAGCGCGGGAACGTGCGAAAACAGCCTTTCTCGTGAGTGTACGCTACGAGTGGATGTTTTGGCAGCAAGCCTGGGAATGCCAACATTGGCCCATTTAA
- a CDS encoding MFS transporter has product MADRVTTDAATLRLGLRANWLQFSLLVVVNAFVGAMVGMERAILPLLAEQEFGIASRTATLSFVASFGLVKALANLLAGRLGDQIGRRRVLMVGWLAGLPVPWILMWAPSWGWVVAANVLLGLNQGLAWSMTVIMKIDLVGPRQRGLAMGLNEAAGYLAVSLAALATGYVAAAYALRPHPFYLGVGLTLAGLLLSVLFVRETQHHAALEAQERFAAWEALPSFKEVWIRTSWRDRRLFAVCQAGLVNNLNDGMAWGLFPLFFMALGYSLTQIGWLAALYPAVWGLGQLVTGALSDRIGRRPLITGGMLLQGLSIGAMLLSSSFVWQAMAMVGLGIGTAMVYPTLLAVIGDVAHPAWRSTAVGVYRLWRDSGYVFGALLAGMLADAFSIPWAIAAVAALTVLSGLVAVATLDETRPLASSLNA; this is encoded by the coding sequence ATGGCAGATCGTGTAACGACCGATGCCGCAACGCTTCGCTTAGGGTTGCGGGCCAACTGGCTGCAGTTTAGCCTGCTGGTGGTAGTGAATGCCTTCGTGGGTGCCATGGTGGGGATGGAGCGGGCTATTTTGCCTCTATTAGCCGAGCAGGAATTTGGCATTGCTTCCCGGACGGCAACGCTCTCGTTTGTGGCCAGTTTTGGCTTGGTGAAGGCGCTAGCGAACCTATTGGCCGGACGACTTGGCGACCAAATTGGTCGAAGACGTGTGCTGATGGTGGGTTGGCTGGCAGGATTGCCTGTTCCTTGGATCCTGATGTGGGCGCCTTCTTGGGGTTGGGTCGTAGCAGCAAACGTGCTCCTAGGACTCAATCAAGGTCTGGCTTGGTCGATGACGGTGATCATGAAGATCGACCTGGTGGGTCCGCGGCAGCGCGGACTGGCCATGGGGCTCAACGAAGCCGCCGGCTATCTGGCGGTATCGCTAGCAGCGTTGGCCACCGGCTATGTCGCGGCCGCTTATGCCCTGCGGCCCCACCCGTTTTACCTAGGTGTGGGATTGACCCTAGCCGGTTTGCTGCTTTCGGTGCTGTTTGTACGCGAGACGCAGCACCACGCTGCCTTAGAAGCGCAAGAGCGCTTTGCAGCCTGGGAGGCCTTACCTTCATTCAAGGAAGTATGGATACGCACTTCGTGGCGTGACCGGCGACTGTTTGCCGTGTGTCAAGCCGGATTGGTAAACAACCTAAATGATGGGATGGCCTGGGGGTTGTTCCCGTTGTTTTTTATGGCCTTGGGCTACAGCTTGACCCAAATCGGATGGCTAGCGGCGCTCTATCCAGCTGTTTGGGGACTAGGCCAGCTTGTAACCGGTGCCCTCTCCGACCGCATTGGTCGGCGGCCGCTCATCACAGGTGGGATGCTATTGCAAGGGCTAAGCATTGGGGCCATGCTGCTCTCTAGCAGCTTCGTGTGGCAGGCAATGGCTATGGTGGGCCTAGGGATCGGAACAGCCATGGTGTATCCAACCCTGCTGGCCGTGATTGGCGACGTAGCCCACCCCGCTTGGCGTTCGACAGCAGTCGGTGTCTATCGGCTTTGGCGCGATAGTGGCTATGTATTTGGGGCCTTGCTGGCTGGAATGCTTGCCGATGCCTTCAGCATTCCTTGGGCTATTGCCGCTGTTGCTGCGCTTACGGTGCTTTCGGGCCTGGTGGCTGTGGCGACGTTAGATGAAACGCGCCCCCTAGCTTCTTCGCTTAACGCTTAA
- a CDS encoding cupredoxin domain-containing protein gives MPHGFYCITLSLLLLAGIACNVGTATMPTEIQIEAGMVGFRPSTIEIPAGRAVRLVFTRTIDSVCLEQVQIPDLGIGPVTLPLNQPVVIEVTVPKAGAFQFTCGMGMTKGTLVVKR, from the coding sequence ATGCCACACGGATTTTACTGCATCACCCTCAGCCTACTTCTCTTAGCCGGCATAGCTTGCAATGTAGGCACGGCCACGATGCCAACCGAGATTCAAATTGAGGCTGGCATGGTGGGCTTTCGTCCCTCGACAATCGAGATTCCAGCTGGAAGGGCCGTCCGACTCGTCTTCACCCGCACAATCGACAGCGTCTGCCTAGAACAGGTGCAAATTCCGGATCTAGGGATTGGCCCAGTAACGCTTCCTTTAAACCAACCCGTAGTCATCGAGGTCACCGTACCCAAAGCTGGAGCGTTTCAGTTTACTTGTGGCATGGGGATGACGAAGGGCACCCTGGTGGTTAAGCGTTAA
- a CDS encoding efflux RND transporter permease subunit, which yields MIERLITWSAHNRLLILTLTLLISALGLWATLNTPIDAIPDLSDAQVIIRTEYPGQAPQIVEAQITYPLATAMLAVPGARTVRGYSMFGTSFVYVIFEDGTDLYWARSRVLEYLNQVTLPEGAQVSLGPDATGVGWVFQYSLIDTTGRHDLADLRALQDFFLKYELQSIEGVSEVATVGGFLKQYQVVVDPQKLLAYGISIDQVRQAIAHANQEVGARLLELGEREFLVRIPGYLQGIDDLRQTPLKAQNGTVITLGDVARLQVGPELRQGISERDGEGEVVSGIVVMRYGENALRVIERVKARLAELQASLPEGVKVVVDYDRSRLIREAVHTATIKLWQELAVVALIVLVFLLHVRSAFVALVAVPVGVLISLLIMYLLDINANIMSLGGIAVAIGVMVDASVVMVENAHRHLERLRAQHNRPLRHSEHMQAVLEAAREAGPSLFFSLLVVTLSFLPVFALQNIEGRLFRPLALTKTFAMAAASLLAVTLVPALMVVFVRGKIRPAAQNPLARLLMQMYQPVIRYALRHPWQVIVGSLLLLGLTLLPVQRLLWGRVAIPFPQIGSEFMPPLNEGDLLYMPTTLPGLSPQKAKELLQLSNRIIKSFPEVASVTGKAGRAETATDPAPLSMFETIIQLKDPREWRPGMTLDRLIEEMNRALQIPGVTNAWTMPIKNRTDMLATGMRTPLGIKLMGPELATLDRLGTTLESLLRNMPGTRSVYAERATGGSYLDIVVNRAEAARYGLTIGEVLDVAQAAIGGLHVTTTIEGLERYPVLVRYPQDLRDNLPALRQVLVPTPSGAQVPLGQLAHFELTEGPSMIRSENARPTVWVYIDLAPGVDIGTYVQQAQQLLARELSLPPGYALVWSGQFEYMERANRRLQILGPLTLGLVFLILMLHFRNLREPLMLLSTLPLAAIGAVWLMVALAFDMSVAVAVGYIGVVGLAVETGVVMLTFLDEAVRRYRQAGQLSTIEQLRAAIEEGALLRLRPLLMTVSTTLIGLLPIMFGTETGAEVMKRIAAPMVGGLFTAAALTLVVLPALYLLVERYRWQRRTQEPSEMLLATSTDN from the coding sequence ATGATCGAACGCCTTATTACCTGGAGCGCCCACAATCGCTTGCTCATTTTAACGCTTACGCTCCTTATCAGCGCTTTGGGGCTGTGGGCTACACTGAACACGCCGATCGACGCTATCCCAGATCTATCGGATGCCCAAGTGATCATCCGTACGGAGTACCCGGGTCAAGCGCCCCAAATTGTCGAGGCGCAGATCACTTATCCCTTGGCTACCGCCATGCTGGCGGTACCCGGGGCCCGTACAGTCCGGGGCTATTCGATGTTTGGGACTTCGTTTGTTTATGTGATTTTCGAAGATGGCACCGACCTGTACTGGGCGCGAAGCCGTGTACTGGAATACTTAAATCAAGTAACCTTACCTGAAGGGGCTCAAGTCAGCTTGGGCCCGGATGCCACTGGCGTCGGTTGGGTTTTTCAGTACAGCCTAATTGATACCACGGGCCGGCATGACTTGGCTGACCTACGAGCCCTGCAGGATTTCTTTCTCAAATACGAACTCCAGTCCATTGAAGGCGTCTCAGAAGTAGCCACCGTAGGAGGCTTTCTCAAACAGTATCAGGTCGTTGTCGATCCACAAAAGCTACTGGCCTATGGCATCTCCATCGATCAGGTGCGCCAGGCCATTGCGCACGCTAACCAGGAAGTCGGTGCCCGACTTTTAGAATTAGGTGAGCGAGAATTCCTGGTGCGCATTCCAGGCTATCTGCAAGGGATCGACGATCTACGGCAAACCCCGCTTAAAGCGCAAAACGGCACTGTCATTACCCTAGGTGATGTGGCCCGTCTGCAAGTAGGTCCAGAGTTACGCCAGGGCATCTCCGAGCGTGATGGCGAAGGCGAGGTGGTAAGCGGCATTGTGGTTATGCGCTATGGAGAAAATGCATTGCGTGTTATCGAACGCGTAAAAGCCCGCTTGGCCGAGCTTCAGGCCAGCCTACCGGAAGGGGTGAAGGTGGTTGTAGACTACGACCGCTCACGGCTTATTCGCGAGGCCGTGCACACCGCTACCATCAAGCTCTGGCAAGAGCTGGCTGTCGTAGCGCTTATTGTACTGGTCTTTCTGCTGCATGTGCGCAGCGCTTTTGTGGCCTTAGTCGCGGTGCCTGTGGGGGTGCTGATCTCACTGCTGATTATGTATCTCCTCGACATTAACGCAAACATTATGAGCCTGGGTGGTATTGCCGTGGCTATCGGGGTCATGGTCGATGCCTCGGTGGTGATGGTAGAAAATGCGCACCGCCACCTGGAGCGATTGCGCGCGCAGCACAATCGCCCGCTGCGTCACAGCGAGCATATGCAGGCTGTGCTAGAGGCCGCCCGAGAAGCTGGCCCCAGCTTGTTTTTTTCACTGCTGGTGGTGACCCTGAGCTTCTTGCCCGTTTTTGCCTTGCAAAATATCGAAGGTCGCCTGTTCCGACCCTTGGCCCTAACCAAAACGTTTGCCATGGCAGCAGCCTCGCTGCTCGCAGTGACCCTGGTGCCTGCCCTGATGGTGGTTTTTGTGCGAGGGAAAATCCGCCCTGCAGCGCAAAATCCCCTAGCTCGCCTGCTGATGCAAATGTACCAACCGGTCATCCGCTACGCACTTCGCCATCCCTGGCAGGTTATCGTAGGTAGCCTGCTACTGCTTGGGCTAACACTACTGCCAGTTCAACGCTTGCTTTGGGGCCGGGTAGCGATTCCGTTTCCTCAGATTGGGTCGGAATTCATGCCTCCGCTCAACGAAGGTGACCTGCTTTACATGCCCACTACGCTCCCAGGCCTTTCGCCCCAAAAAGCCAAAGAACTGCTGCAGTTGAGCAACCGTATTATCAAAAGCTTTCCTGAGGTAGCTTCTGTAACAGGCAAAGCGGGCCGCGCCGAAACCGCCACCGATCCGGCACCCCTCTCGATGTTTGAGACCATTATTCAGCTTAAGGATCCTCGGGAATGGCGGCCAGGCATGACGCTTGACCGCTTGATCGAAGAAATGAACCGAGCACTGCAGATTCCTGGCGTTACGAACGCCTGGACCATGCCGATCAAGAACCGCACCGACATGCTGGCTACCGGCATGCGCACACCCCTGGGGATCAAGCTGATGGGGCCCGAGCTAGCTACGCTAGATCGATTAGGCACTACGCTGGAAAGCCTGCTGCGCAACATGCCCGGCACGCGATCGGTCTATGCCGAGCGTGCTACTGGCGGCAGTTATTTGGACATTGTAGTCAACCGCGCCGAAGCTGCTCGCTATGGGCTGACCATAGGTGAGGTGCTCGATGTTGCCCAAGCTGCTATTGGTGGGCTCCACGTAACCACCACCATTGAAGGGCTGGAACGCTATCCCGTGCTCGTGCGCTATCCCCAAGACCTGCGCGACAACTTACCGGCTTTACGCCAGGTGCTGGTGCCAACCCCTTCCGGGGCTCAGGTACCCTTGGGCCAGCTCGCGCACTTTGAGCTCACCGAAGGCCCATCGATGATCCGCAGCGAAAATGCCCGCCCAACCGTATGGGTGTATATCGACCTGGCCCCAGGCGTAGACATTGGCACCTACGTGCAACAGGCCCAACAGCTCCTGGCACGTGAACTTTCGCTCCCTCCAGGCTATGCTTTGGTTTGGAGCGGCCAATTTGAGTACATGGAGCGGGCCAATCGCCGCCTGCAAATCTTAGGGCCATTGACCCTTGGTTTAGTCTTTCTAATTTTGATGCTACACTTTCGTAACCTCCGGGAACCCCTGATGTTGCTTTCTACGCTGCCCTTGGCAGCCATTGGTGCGGTATGGCTGATGGTGGCGCTGGCCTTCGACATGAGCGTCGCGGTGGCGGTAGGATACATCGGTGTGGTAGGCTTGGCCGTGGAGACCGGCGTGGTGATGCTCACGTTTCTGGACGAAGCCGTACGTCGCTATCGTCAGGCAGGACAGCTTAGCACCATTGAACAACTTCGCGCAGCGATCGAAGAAGGCGCATTGCTGCGCTTGCGGCCTCTGCTGATGACCGTATCGACCACGCTCATTGGCCTGCTGCCCATCATGTTCGGCACTGAAACCGGCGCCGAAGTAATGAAGCGCATCGCAGCGCCAATGGTTGGTGGACTATTCACTGCGGCCGCTTTAACCTTGGTCGTACTACCAGCCTTGTATTTGCTCGTGGAGCGCTATCGGTGGCAGCGCAGGACTCAAGAGCCCTCTGAAATGCTGCTGGCTACTTCCACAGACAACTAA
- a CDS encoding efflux RND transporter periplasmic adaptor subunit yields the protein MRLPLWIIAGVLGLLLIAYATYALLRTPATSTTPDTSTTAQAPSPQGLAAFDLDGDGIVYQDPMHPWIVQDAPGKAPDCGMDLVPVSVHEALNQEAEGTVRIDPAMLQNFGVRLTTVEVAPLAPTVRTTARLEVNEQQLVAVSPKIEGWVERLYVDYEGARVRKGDPLLELYSPALVSTQEEYLLALRNVQQLAGTPAQTDAQRLLEAARRRLLFWDITAEQIRQLETSGQARKTLTLYAPASGTVLRKEVVEGQQVQPGQTLFVLADLSTLWLQVDVYEHDLSWIKPGITAEITLPYDPTVRLQGRVDYIYDTLNPETRTARARIVVPNPGLRLKPGMYALATLQGQPTPPRPRIPTEALVRYGAEAWVILALGEGRFRPVRVQPGLEAQGYVQILEGLQGGEQIVARAQFLIDSEARLKQALAAFMGGHQHGATPAPETQLQPSPRAPEHQEHGTSPAPKTQPQPLPRMPEHQGHSANQDTTVVSLRIDANGFVPSRIEVPSGRPVRLTVTRTTDQTCATAIQFPELGIGPVDLPLHQPVTLTFTPARAGAYLFTCGMNMLKGTLLVHAN from the coding sequence ATGCGCTTGCCCTTATGGATTATCGCAGGCGTGCTAGGCCTGCTGCTTATTGCCTATGCCACATATGCGCTCTTGCGCACTCCTGCTACTTCTACAACCCCAGATACCTCTACCACTGCCCAGGCCCCGTCGCCCCAAGGGCTGGCTGCTTTCGACCTTGATGGCGACGGCATCGTCTATCAAGACCCCATGCATCCCTGGATTGTCCAAGATGCCCCAGGGAAAGCCCCCGACTGTGGCATGGACCTCGTGCCTGTCTCTGTTCACGAAGCCCTCAATCAGGAGGCAGAAGGCACTGTCCGCATTGATCCTGCGATGTTGCAGAATTTTGGCGTGCGGTTGACGACGGTTGAAGTAGCTCCCTTGGCTCCTACGGTTCGGACCACAGCACGCCTGGAGGTCAACGAGCAGCAGCTTGTGGCTGTATCGCCTAAAATCGAGGGCTGGGTGGAACGCCTCTACGTCGACTATGAAGGCGCCCGCGTCCGAAAAGGCGACCCATTGCTGGAGCTCTACAGTCCAGCACTGGTCTCTACCCAAGAGGAATATCTACTGGCGCTGCGCAATGTGCAGCAGCTGGCGGGTACACCGGCCCAAACCGATGCCCAACGCTTGCTTGAAGCAGCGCGTCGGCGGTTGCTGTTTTGGGACATCACTGCAGAGCAAATCCGCCAGCTTGAAACCTCTGGCCAAGCACGTAAAACGCTCACCCTTTACGCCCCTGCCTCAGGTACCGTACTACGCAAAGAGGTGGTTGAAGGCCAACAAGTGCAGCCGGGACAAACGCTCTTCGTACTGGCCGATCTCTCAACGCTCTGGCTGCAGGTGGACGTCTACGAACACGATCTGAGTTGGATCAAGCCAGGCATTACCGCCGAAATTACGCTGCCCTATGACCCCACCGTTCGGCTCCAAGGCCGGGTGGATTACATCTACGACACGCTTAATCCGGAGACACGCACGGCCCGTGCACGCATTGTCGTTCCCAATCCTGGCCTGCGCCTAAAACCGGGCATGTATGCCCTCGCAACCCTCCAGGGGCAGCCTACGCCGCCGCGTCCCCGCATTCCCACCGAGGCGCTCGTGCGTTATGGCGCAGAGGCCTGGGTGATTTTGGCGCTGGGAGAAGGGCGCTTTCGACCCGTGCGCGTGCAGCCTGGCTTAGAGGCTCAAGGCTATGTGCAAATCTTAGAAGGCTTGCAGGGTGGCGAACAAATTGTGGCACGCGCGCAATTTTTGATTGACTCCGAAGCACGGCTAAAGCAAGCCTTAGCTGCGTTCATGGGCGGCCATCAACATGGCGCGACCCCAGCTCCTGAGACGCAGCTCCAGCCTTCGCCTCGCGCGCCCGAACACCAAGAGCACGGCACGAGCCCAGCACCTAAAACACAACCCCAACCTTTGCCGCGCATGCCTGAACACCAGGGGCACAGCGCCAATCAGGATACAACGGTTGTTTCCTTACGGATTGATGCCAACGGCTTTGTGCCTTCACGCATCGAAGTTCCGTCTGGACGGCCGGTTCGCCTAACCGTTACGCGCACCACAGACCAGACCTGTGCCACGGCCATTCAGTTTCCCGAGCTGGGCATTGGTCCGGTAGATTTGCCCCTACACCAACCCGTAACGCTCACCTTCACACCAGCACGCGCGGGGGCCTACCTGTTCACCTGCGGGATGAACATGCTCAAAGGGACGTTGCTGGTACATGCTAACTAA
- a CDS encoding TolC family protein gives MVARYLCLWLLLVPSATAQLRPDTISLQALIQEALEANPALQASRLAAQAQRTRSVQARAWPDPALEIGYRPLALGGLDGAVPASFMLMQEVPFPGKKALESEAARLEAEAMTYEAASQALKLVYALRTTYYELYRLAETRRLIEAFWERLAAFAEAATVRYEVGQESQAAVLRLQLERHSLTQQLLALKEAWQAQFANLRQLTGRIDWPDTVALEAPALPTALPTAAIEEALRRHPEALALAFREQQARTELRRARREYWPDLVLGVGLMDMMNTPVTPLQDLGPRLGIRLGVVLPVQRPRRAAYIEETQLNAQRWAAQYTDLRNQLTSRFAALQSQFAAAQASLTLLEQTLLPAGRTTRESLLSAYTTGQASYLELLDAERALFELELQRLETFTRLLVMAAEADMVLGLLPQP, from the coding sequence ATGGTTGCACGTTACCTGTGCCTTTGGTTACTCCTTGTGCCGTCGGCTACGGCTCAACTCAGGCCCGATACAATATCGCTACAGGCACTGATTCAGGAAGCGCTCGAGGCCAATCCGGCCCTGCAGGCTTCCCGCTTGGCTGCCCAAGCCCAACGTACCCGTTCGGTGCAAGCCCGAGCGTGGCCAGATCCTGCCCTGGAGATAGGCTATCGTCCACTAGCGCTAGGCGGTTTAGACGGGGCAGTGCCTGCGTCGTTCATGCTTATGCAAGAGGTGCCTTTCCCAGGAAAAAAGGCACTAGAAAGCGAAGCAGCTCGCTTGGAAGCTGAGGCTATGACTTATGAAGCCGCTTCGCAAGCACTCAAACTCGTCTACGCCTTACGCACCACGTATTACGAGCTCTATCGTTTGGCAGAAACGCGGCGCTTGATTGAGGCCTTTTGGGAGCGCCTTGCTGCTTTTGCTGAAGCAGCAACGGTGCGCTACGAAGTCGGCCAAGAGTCGCAAGCCGCTGTGTTGCGCCTGCAACTCGAGCGGCACAGCCTCACGCAACAACTGTTGGCGCTAAAGGAAGCCTGGCAAGCGCAGTTTGCTAACCTGCGCCAGCTTACTGGACGCATCGACTGGCCCGACACCGTAGCGCTGGAAGCGCCGGCACTGCCTACCGCCTTGCCTACGGCAGCCATCGAGGAAGCGTTGCGCCGCCATCCAGAAGCCTTGGCGCTGGCATTCCGCGAGCAGCAAGCCCGAACGGAGCTCCGGCGGGCCCGTCGAGAATACTGGCCCGACCTGGTCTTGGGTGTGGGCCTGATGGACATGATGAATACGCCAGTCACTCCCTTGCAAGACTTGGGTCCACGCCTGGGCATCCGCTTGGGCGTGGTGCTGCCGGTGCAGCGACCGCGTCGCGCTGCCTATATCGAGGAAACGCAGCTAAACGCACAACGCTGGGCAGCGCAGTATACTGACCTGCGCAATCAGCTCACAAGCCGTTTTGCAGCACTGCAAAGCCAGTTTGCTGCTGCCCAGGCAAGCCTGACGTTGCTGGAGCAGACGCTCCTGCCCGCAGGCCGCACTACCCGCGAATCCCTGCTCAGTGCCTACACGACAGGACAGGCTTCGTATCTCGAGTTACTCGATGCCGAACGTGCGCTTTTTGAGCTGGAGCTCCAGCGCTTAGAAACCTTCACCCGACTCCTGGTCATGGCCGCGGAGGCCGACATGGTGCTGGGCCTGCTGCCTCAACCCTAA
- a CDS encoding cation transporter: protein MKTQETLRIEGMSCQHCVQAVERALKQLPEVEVHVVEIGRAVVAYDPAQIDRKRIKAAIEAEGYGVVE from the coding sequence ATGAAAACGCAGGAGACGCTTCGCATTGAAGGCATGAGCTGCCAGCACTGCGTGCAGGCGGTCGAACGTGCCTTAAAGCAGCTTCCTGAGGTTGAGGTGCATGTAGTCGAAATTGGCCGCGCAGTGGTCGCCTATGATCCAGCCCAAATTGACCGGAAACGCATCAAGGCGGCCATTGAAGCGGAAGGCTATGGGGTTGTCGAATAA